From a region of the Corythoichthys intestinalis isolate RoL2023-P3 chromosome 7, ASM3026506v1, whole genome shotgun sequence genome:
- the enc3 gene encoding ectodermal-neural cortex 3, producing the protein MSVSSHENRKSRSSSGSMNIQLFHKTSHADSLLTQLNLLRKRKVFTDVVLKAGNRAFPCHRAVLASCSRYFEAMFSGGLRESRDAEVNFHDSLHPEVLELLLDYAYSARIIINEENAESLLEAGDMLQFHDIRDAASEFLEKNLHQSNCLGMMLLSDAHQCQRLYELSWRMCLANFATLYKTEDFLNLPRDKVRELILSEELEVEDESLVYEAVIDWVKADMEQRHSELPELLRCVRLALLPETYLLNNVASEELVMCHKVGREIVEDAVRCKMRILQNDGIVTGFCARPRKVSQALLLLGGQTFMCDKVYVIDNKTKEITPKTDIPSPRKECSACAIGCKVYVTGGRGSENGASKDVWTYDTLHDEWSKAAPMLVARFGHGSAELDHILYVVGGHTSLAGSFPASPSVSLKQVEQYDPQTNKWTLVAPLREGVSNAAVVGAKNKLFAFGGTSVNRDKYPKVQCFDPCQNRWSVPAACPQLWRYTAAAVVGNHVVVIGGDTEFSASSAYRFNSETYQWSKFGDVTAKRISCHAVASGNRLYVVGGYFGAQRCKTLDCYDPSSDSWDSVTSVPYSLIPTAFVSTWKYLSA; encoded by the exons atgtctgtcagtaGCCACGAAAACCGAAAGTCTCGCTCCAGCTCCGGCTCCATGAACATTCAACTGTTCCACAAGACGTCGCATGCCGACAGCCTTCTGACCCAGCTCAACCTGCTTCGCAAGCGTAAAGTCTTCACAGACGTTGTCTTGAAAGCCGGTAACCGAGCCTTTCCCTGCCATCGGGCCGTCCTGGCCTCCTGTAGTCGATACTTTGAGGCTATGTTCAGTGGCGGACTGAGGGAGAGCCGTGACGCTGAAGTCAACTTCCATGATTCTCTCCatccggaggtgctggagctgcTTCTTGATTATGCCTACTCAGCACGAATCATCatcaatgaggaaaatgcggagTCCCTACTAGAGGCTGGTGATATGCTTCAGTTCCATGACATCAGAGATGCAGCTTCAGAGTTTCTAGAAAAGAACCTTCACCAGTCCAACTGTCTCggaatgatgctgctgtcagacGCCCATCAGTGCCAGAGACTGTACGAGTTGTCTTGGCGTATGTGTTTGGCAAACTTCGCTACCCTCTACAAAACCGAAGACTTCCTGAACCTTCCCAGAGACAAAGTGCGCGAGCTGATCCTCAGTGAGGAGCTGGAGGTAGAGGACGAGAGCCTGGTTTACGAAGCTGTAATCGACTGGGTCAAGGCAGATATGGAGCAGAGGCACAGTGAGCTGCCAGAACTGCTGCGCTGTGTACGTCTCGCGCTTCTACCAGAGACATACCTGCTCAACAACGTGGCTTCAGAGGAGCTGGTCATGTGTCACAAGGTGGGCCGTGAGATCGTCGAAGATGCTGTGCGTTGTAAGATGAGGATCCTCCAAAATGATGGCATCGTGACGGGATTCTGTGCACGGCCCAGAAAAGTCAGCCAGGCTTTGCTTCTGCTTGGTGGACAAACTTTTATGTGTGACAAAGTCTATGTGATTGACAACAAGACCAAAGAGATCACCCCAAAAACTGACATTCCTAGCCCCAGAAAGGAATGTAGTGCCTGTGCCATCGGTTGTAAG GTTTATGTCACTGGAGGGCGTGGTTCTGAGAATGGGGCCTCCAAAGATGTCTGGACCTACGACACTTTGCATGATGAGTGGTCCAAAGCGGCGCCCATGTTAGTTGCCAGATTTGGACATGGATCAGCAGAACTGGACCACATACTCTACGTTGTGGGAGGGCACACTTCGCTTGCAGGATCCTTTCCAGCCTCGCCGTCCGTCTCACTCAAACAGGTGGAGCAATATGACCCGCAGACCAACAAATGGACGCTGGTTGCACCTCTCAGAGAAGGCGTGAGCAACGCTGCTGTTGTCGGTGCTAAAAACAAGCTGTTCGCCTTTGGAGGAACCAGCGTTAACAGAGACAAATATCCCAAGGTTCAGTGCTTTGACCCATGTCAGAACCGGTGGTCCGTTCCAGCAGCGTGTCCTCAGCTTTGGCGCTACACAGCGGCAGCGGTAGTGGGAAACCACGTCGTAGTGATCGGGGGTGACACAGAATTCTCGGCCAGCTCTGCATACCGTTTCAACAGCGAGACGTACCAGTGGTCAAAGTTCGGCGATGTGACAGCCAAACGGATCAGTTGTCATGCGGTGGCATCAGGCAACAGACTTTATGTGGTCGGTGGGTACTTTGGGGCTCAAAGGTGTAAGACCCTAGACTGCTATGATCCATCGTCAGACTCTTGGGACAGCGTGACCAGCGTTCCTTACTCACTCATTCCCACGGCCTTCGTCAGTACATGGAAGTACCTGTCAGCTTAG